TTAAACCAAGCATAATTTGTAATGGCCCGTTCAAGAAGCCAGTTCCAATAGCTTGTTCATAGTTCGGTAATTTCTTGCCGTAGCATTTGCCTTTAGTTTACGTTCAATCAAATTATTACTCAATTTGGCTTTACGATAACCGTTTTTACAACAGAGATAAACACAGGAATTGGAGACCGTAAATTTTTCGTTTGGGAAGTCCATTTGCTCAAAGGCTATTACAAGTTCGGTATTTGGCGTATTCTGGAGCAAAACAAAATAAACACGATTATGAGCTATGTCGTTCTCATTGTTATATGGATTCTTTGCTATAACATCTCTAATTTCAGAAACCGACTTTACCAGAACTGGCACATCAAAACCAAAAGTATTTTTAATAGCATTATGAATCAGTCCTTCAATTTCTTTGGTTGAATTCAATTCGCTTTTAAAAATAATATTCCCACTTTGTATATAGGTTTGGATATCCTTAAACCCGATACTGGTCATCATTTTACGAACCTCCGCCATTGGCATTTTCTTCTGACCGCTGACGTTTACTCCCCGTAATAAAGCAATAAAAGTTTTCATGTAAATCAAATGTCTTTTTTCTGCAATGCTTTGGTTATACCTTGCGCTGCCATGAACCCACCTGTCCATGCATTTTGAAAATTATATCCTCCAGTAATGGCGTCAACATTAATAATCTCCCCAGCAAAGTAAAGGTTTGGCAGAATTTTACTCTCATAGGTCTTAAAATTAATTTCTTTTAAATCAACGCCACCAGCGGTCACAAACTCTTCCTTAAAAGTACTTTTCCCTTCTACTTGAAAAATACCATTCGTCAACTGATCTACTAAAAGTTGTAATTCTGCCTTTGTAACTTCAGGCCATGTCACTAAATCGGATATACCGGCAGCCTTCACTAAATTGACCCATAACCTCTTGGGAATATCCAATACTTTTGTCCTAATTATGGTCTTTCGCTCTACTTTTTTAACGTCCATAAAAAGCTCAAGGAGTCCGTTCGGATGATACTCTGGAACCCAATTGACTCTAATCTTAAATCGATAATTATATTCCTCCAACAACCTTGCTCCCCAAGCCGAAAGTTTTAGGATAGCTGGGCCACTCATTCCCCAATGTGTAATCAGCAAAGGCCCGTCCGATGATAAA
This sequence is a window from Maribacter aestuarii. Protein-coding genes within it:
- a CDS encoding DUF1697 domain-containing protein; its protein translation is MKTFIALLRGVNVSGQKKMPMAEVRKMMTSIGFKDIQTYIQSGNIIFKSELNSTKEIEGLIHNAIKNTFGFDVPVLVKSVSEIRDVIAKNPYNNENDIAHNRVYFVLLQNTPNTELVIAFEQMDFPNEKFTVSNSCVYLCCKNGYRKAKLSNNLIERKLKANATARNYRTMNKLLELAS